A region from the Chrysoperla carnea chromosome 4, inChrCarn1.1, whole genome shotgun sequence genome encodes:
- the LOC123298473 gene encoding cullin-4B, with translation MSEETIEKRANFSALTTNGINKLTPLVNSKHGQTKKLIIKNFKTTPKLPDNYEAQTWKNLHDAVVAIQTSKSIEQSLEELYQGVENLCNHNMATRIYEDLARITKQHVCDNVEQFLVDSMDRQIFLKKMNDCWLSHCRQMIMIRSIYLYLDRTYVLQNPSILSIWDLGLEMFRVHIIMNPLVQVRTVDGVLMLIEMERNCDTVDRTLLKSILRMLTDLQIYKDIFEQKFLDATDQIYAAEGLRLMEELDVPEYLAHVDKRLNEENERLLHYLDPGTKWQLIHTVEKELLTEHTNHILQKGLDILLEENRVKDLHLLYQLFSRVKNGLVELCAAFNLYIKKRGRAIVIDPEKDKTMVQELLDFKDKIDNIINNCFQRNEKFNNSCREAFENFINQRANKPAELIAKFVDSKLRAGNKEATEEELERLLDKIMVLFRFIHGKDVFEAFYKKDLAKRLLVGKSASVDAEKSMLSKLKQECGGGFTSKLEGMFKDMELSKDINIAFRQYVEHVHKELLTIDLTVSVLTMGYWPTYPAVEVNLPYDMVQYQNIFNEFYLSKHSGRKLQWQPTLGHCVLKASFKGGSKKELQVSLFQALVLLLFNNADELSLEEVRSNTGIEDTELRRTLQSLACGKARVLQKMPRGRDVEDGDMFQFNADFTNKLFRIKINQIQMKETSEEQKATEERVFQDRQYQIDAAVVRIMKMRKTLSHNLLMSELFLQLKFPVKPADLKKRIESLIDRDYMERDKDNQNQYNYVA, from the coding sequence ATGAGTGAGGAAACCATTGAAAAACGTGCCAACTTTTCTGCATTAACGACGAACGGTATAAATAAACTTACACCTCTAGTAAACTCAAAACATGGtcaaacgaaaaaattaataataaaaaattttaaaacaacaccAAAATTACCTGATAATTATGAGGCACAAACTTGGAAGAATCTGCATGATGCAGTTGTTGCTATACAAACTTCGAAGTCAATCGAACAATCTTTAGAAGAATTGTATCAAGgtgttgaaaatttatgtaatcaTAATATGGCTACGCGAATTTATGAAGATTTAGCACGCATTACTAAGCAGCATGTGTGCGATAACGTTGAACAATTTTTAGTAGATTCAATGGATCGACAAATATTTCTGAAGAAGATGAACGATTGTTGGCTATCACATTGTCGACAGATGATCATGATACGTAGCATTTATCTTTATCTGGATCGCACGTATGTATTACAAAATCCATCTATTCTGTCTATTTGGGATTTGGGGCTAGAAATGTTTCGAgtacatattattatgaatccCCTTGTCCAAGTCCGCACTGTTGACGGTGTTCTCATGCTCATTGAAATGGAGCGAAATTGTGATACAGTTGATCGTACTCTCTTAAAATCCATACTTAGAATGCTTACTGACCTACAAATTTATAAAgacatttttgaacaaaaattcttGGACGCTACTGACCAAATATATGCAGCTGAAGGACTTAGACTTATGGAGGAACTTGATGTACCAGAATATTTAGCACATGTAGATAAACGACTTAACGAGGAAAATGAACGATTACTTCATTATTTAGACCCTGGAACGAAATGGCAACTTATACACACTGTAGAAAAAGAATTGCTTACCGAACATACTAATCATATATTACAAAAAGGGTTAGATATCCTGTTGGAAGAAAATCGAGTTAAAGATTTACACTTACTCTATCAATTATTTTCACGAGTTAAAAATGGCTTAGTTGAATTATGTGCTGcctttaatttgtatattaaaaaacgaGGTCGAGCGATTGTTATTGATCCTGAAAAGGATAAAACAATGGTCCAAGAATTGTTAGATTTTAAggataaaatagataatataataaataattgctttcaacgaaatgaaaaatttaacaattcatGTCGTGAAGCATTTgagaattttattaatcaacGTGCAAATAAACCAGCTGAGTTAATTGCGAAATTCGTTGATTCTAAATTACGTGCTGGTAATAAAGAAGCCACTGAAGAGGAATTAGAACGATTACTCGATAAAATAATGGTCCTGTTTCGATTTATACATGGCAAAGATGTATTTGAAgcgttttataaaaaagatttagCCAAACGATTATTAGTTGGAAAATCCGCTAGTGTGGATGCTGAAAAAAGTATGCTTAGTAAATTGAAACAGGAATGCGGAGGGGGATTTACTTCGAAATTAGAAGGTATGTTTAAGGATATGGAATTAAGTAAAGACATTAATATAGCATTTAGACAATATGTGGAACATGTTCATAAAGAATTATTAACAATTGATTTAACGGTTAGTGTGTTAACAATGGGATATTGGCCAACATATCCAGCTGTGGAAGTCAATCTACCATACGATATGGTCCAATACCAGAATATATTTAACGAATTCTATTTAAGTAAGCATAGTGGTCGAAAATTACAATGGCAACCAACATTAGGTCATTGTGTATTAAAAGCATCATTTAAAGGGGGTAGTAAAAAAGAATTACAAGTCTCCTTATTCCAAGCTCTcgtacttttattatttaataacgcTGATGAGCTATCTTTAGAAGAAGTCCGATCAAATACTGGCATCGAAGATACAGAATTAAGACGAACATTACAAAGTTTAGCATGTGGTAAAGCGCGTGTGTTACAAAAAATGCCACGAGGTCGTGACGTCGAAGATGGTGATATGTTTCAATTTAATGcagattttacaaataaattattccgtatcaaaattaatcaaatacaaATGAAAGAAACAAGTGAGGAACAGAAAGCAACCGAAGAACGTGTTTTCCAAGATCGACAATATCAAATTGATGCGGCTGTTGTACGAATCATGAAAATGAGAAAAACACtaagtcataatttattaatgagtGAATTATTCTTACAATTAAAATTCCCTGTTAAACCAGCTGATTTAAAGAAACGTATTGAGTCGTTAATTGATAGAGATTATATGGAACGTGATAAAGATAATCAAAACCAATACAATTATGTGGCTTAA